A genomic window from Pantoea alhagi includes:
- the gloA gene encoding lactoylglutathione lyase, translating into MRLLHTMLRVGDMQRSLDFYTRVLGMRLLRESENQEYKYNLAFVGYTDESEGAVIELTYNWGVDQYDLGNAYGHIALGVDDVAATCERIRQAGGKVTREAGPVKGGSTIIAFVEDPDGYKIELIENQHAGHGLGN; encoded by the coding sequence ATGCGCTTACTTCATACCATGCTGCGCGTTGGCGATATGCAACGCTCACTTGATTTTTACACCCGTGTGCTGGGCATGCGTCTGCTGCGTGAAAGCGAAAACCAGGAGTATAAATACAACCTGGCGTTTGTAGGCTATACCGACGAAAGCGAAGGCGCAGTGATTGAGCTGACCTATAACTGGGGCGTTGATCAATATGACCTTGGCAACGCCTATGGGCATATCGCGCTTGGGGTAGACGATGTTGCCGCCACCTGCGAAAGAATTCGTCAGGCTGGCGGTAAGGTGACCCGCGAAGCTGGCCCGGTGAAAGGCGGCAGCACCATTATCGCCTTTGTAGAAGATCCAGACGGTTATAAAATCGAACTGATTGAAAACCAACATGCCGGTCATGGCCTCGGCAACTAA
- a CDS encoding C40 family peptidase, which translates to MRLLITLFMLAMAQLFFNVAHASPQAPVKASQHKVDKKAARDDDRRKRRTVKTISKKNRTASVEKNKVKKKSKPAAVAATSVKKSRASVKTTSVKKSSLKKISSKKGLQRYGRQRGDKKTAAARRGPLEMSKAHRERYQKARETAMNKLMSQLGKPYLWGGTSPHTGFDCSGLVWYAYKDVVKFKIPRTANEMYHLRDAAPINREALEKGDLVFFRINNRGAADHVGVYLGNGRFIQSPRTGKDIQISQLSDDYWQRHYVGARRVMTPRTIR; encoded by the coding sequence ATGCGTTTATTGATTACGCTTTTTATGCTGGCCATGGCTCAACTGTTTTTCAACGTTGCCCATGCCTCACCGCAGGCCCCGGTAAAGGCCAGCCAGCATAAAGTTGATAAAAAAGCCGCCCGTGACGATGACCGCCGCAAGCGTCGGACGGTAAAAACAATCAGTAAAAAAAACCGTACGGCCAGCGTTGAAAAAAACAAAGTAAAGAAAAAAAGCAAACCGGCCGCCGTTGCCGCAACCAGCGTAAAAAAAAGCCGCGCATCGGTGAAAACCACCAGCGTGAAAAAAAGCAGCCTCAAGAAAATCAGCAGCAAAAAAGGCTTGCAGCGCTATGGTCGCCAGCGTGGCGATAAGAAAACGGCAGCGGCCAGGCGGGGGCCGCTGGAGATGAGCAAAGCGCACCGTGAACGCTATCAAAAAGCGCGTGAAACCGCGATGAACAAACTGATGAGCCAGTTAGGAAAGCCCTATTTATGGGGAGGCACCTCACCCCATACCGGCTTCGACTGCAGCGGTCTGGTCTGGTATGCCTATAAAGATGTGGTGAAATTCAAGATCCCCCGCACCGCGAATGAAATGTATCATCTGCGTGATGCGGCCCCCATTAACCGTGAAGCGCTGGAAAAAGGCGATCTGGTGTTTTTCCGCATCAATAACCGTGGCGCAGCCGATCACGTTGGCGTCTATCTGGGCAATGGTCGTTTTATCCAGTCGCCGCGTACCGGTAAAGATATTCAGATTAGCCAGCTTAGTGATGATTACTGGCAGCGGCACTATGTTGGCGCGCGTCGCGTTATGACGCCGCGCACCATTCGCTAA
- a CDS encoding aldo/keto reductase, with translation MTERVCIAPQGPEFSRLVMGYWRLMEWQMSAQQLTSFIEQHLALGITTVDHADIYGDYQCEAAFGAALRLQPSLRHQLELVTKCGIATTARPENALGHYITDGDHIIRSAETSLRHFSTDYLDLLLIHRPDPLMDADEVAEAFSALHQSGKVRHFGVSNFTPAQFALLQSRLPFTLATNQVEISPLCQDTLLDGTLDQCQQLRIKPMAWSCLGGGRLFSEDKFAPLRAELQAVAEETGAESPDQVVYAWIMRLPSAPLPVIGSGKIERVRAAQKASSLQLSRQQWFRIRKAALGYDVP, from the coding sequence ATGACAGAACGAGTGTGTATCGCGCCGCAGGGGCCAGAATTTTCCCGTTTGGTGATGGGCTACTGGCGGTTGATGGAGTGGCAAATGTCCGCGCAGCAGCTGACCAGCTTTATTGAGCAGCATCTGGCGTTGGGCATTACCACCGTCGATCATGCGGATATTTATGGTGATTATCAGTGTGAAGCCGCTTTTGGCGCGGCGCTGCGCCTGCAGCCTTCGCTACGTCACCAACTGGAACTGGTAACCAAGTGCGGCATCGCCACTACCGCCAGGCCAGAAAATGCGCTGGGCCACTATATTACCGATGGTGACCACATTATCCGCAGCGCAGAAACCTCCTTACGCCATTTCTCTACCGATTACCTCGATCTGCTGCTGATTCACCGTCCCGATCCGTTAATGGATGCGGACGAAGTGGCGGAAGCTTTCAGCGCGCTGCATCAGAGCGGTAAAGTGCGCCATTTCGGTGTGTCCAATTTTACGCCAGCGCAATTTGCACTGTTGCAGTCACGCTTACCCTTTACGCTGGCGACTAATCAGGTGGAAATTTCTCCGCTTTGTCAGGATACGCTATTGGACGGCACGCTCGATCAATGTCAGCAACTACGCATTAAACCGATGGCCTGGTCCTGTCTCGGCGGGGGGCGTCTGTTCAGCGAAGATAAGTTCGCGCCGCTGCGTGCTGAGCTACAGGCCGTTGCCGAAGAAACGGGGGCCGAATCGCCGGATCAGGTGGTTTATGCCTGGATTATGCGCCTGCCTTCTGCGCCGCTGCCGGTTATTGGTTCGGGTAAAATAGAGCGGGTGCGCGCCGCACAAAAGGCCTCTTCATTGCAGCTTAGCCGCCAGCAGTGGTTCCGTATTCGGAAAGCTGCGCTGGGTTATGATGTGCCGTAA
- a CDS encoding DUF1289 domain-containing protein, protein MKEDNDSGGDVAEQLEFFPVPSPCRGICQSDERGYCRGCLRSREERFNWMKYSDARKREVLRLCRQRWLRLHRSEKPASPEEPQQPSLF, encoded by the coding sequence ATGAAAGAAGACAATGACTCAGGAGGCGATGTGGCAGAGCAGCTTGAATTTTTCCCGGTGCCAAGCCCGTGCCGCGGTATTTGTCAGTCCGATGAACGCGGATACTGTCGTGGCTGCCTGCGCAGCCGTGAAGAGCGGTTTAACTGGATGAAATACAGCGATGCGCGCAAGCGCGAAGTGTTGCGCCTTTGTCGGCAGCGCTGGTTACGGCTGCATCGCAGCGAAAAACCCGCTTCACCCGAAGAACCCCAACAACCGTCACTGTTTTGA
- a CDS encoding YnhF family membrane protein — translation MNTDLKLSIGTTVVALLMIMAFSFTAVMH, via the coding sequence ATGAACACCGATTTAAAACTATCAATAGGTACTACCGTCGTGGCATTGCTGATGATTATGGCGTTTAGCTTCACTGCCGTTATGCACTGA
- the punR gene encoding DNA-binding transcriptional activator PunR, producing the protein MWSEYALEVVDAVARNGSFSAAAEELHRVPSAISYTVRQLESWLAVPLFERRHRDVVLTEAGELFIREGRAVIKKMLATRRQCQQVANGWRGQLSIAVDRIVKPQRTRQLVLDFYRHFPDMELLITPEVFNGVWDALADERVDVAIGATQAIPVGGRFAFRDMGALNWRCVVSIDHPLASITTALQEDDIRPWPSLVLEDTSRALPRRTTWTLDNQRRLVVPDWESAFDCLRAGLCVGMVPGHFAAPLLKARQLTELMLPVPFPDSFCCVSWSEQSDSPALRWLLDYLGDTETINREWLREE; encoded by the coding sequence ATGTGGTCTGAATATGCACTGGAAGTGGTGGATGCCGTAGCACGCAATGGCAGCTTTTCCGCCGCCGCCGAAGAGTTACATCGTGTACCCTCAGCTATCAGCTATACGGTTCGTCAGCTGGAATCCTGGCTGGCGGTGCCGCTTTTCGAACGACGTCATCGGGACGTGGTATTAACGGAGGCGGGAGAGCTTTTTATTCGTGAAGGGCGGGCTGTTATCAAAAAAATGCTGGCCACGCGACGCCAGTGCCAGCAGGTAGCGAACGGCTGGCGCGGGCAGTTAAGCATTGCTGTGGATCGCATCGTTAAGCCGCAGCGTACCCGCCAGCTGGTGCTCGATTTTTACCGACATTTTCCGGATATGGAGCTGCTGATCACGCCGGAAGTTTTTAACGGCGTCTGGGATGCGCTGGCGGATGAACGGGTTGATGTGGCGATCGGCGCGACACAGGCGATCCCGGTGGGAGGGCGCTTCGCCTTCCGCGATATGGGCGCGCTGAACTGGCGTTGTGTGGTTAGCATTGATCATCCTCTAGCCAGCATTACCACTGCGCTACAGGAGGATGATATTCGCCCATGGCCGTCGCTGGTGCTGGAGGATACTTCCCGCGCGTTGCCCCGGCGCACTACCTGGACACTGGATAATCAGCGTCGCCTGGTAGTGCCGGACTGGGAAAGCGCGTTTGATTGCCTGCGTGCCGGGCTGTGCGTGGGCATGGTTCCCGGTCATTTTGCCGCGCCGCTGCTTAAAGCCAGGCAGCTAACGGAGCTGATGCTGCCGGTGCCGTTCCCCGACAGCTTCTGTTGCGTCAGCTGGTCGGAGCAAAGCGATTCACCTGCACTGCGCTGGTTGCTGGACTATCTTGGCGATACGGAAACAATCAACCGGGAATGGCTGCGTGAAGAGTAA
- the punC gene encoding purine nucleoside transporter PunC: MSASKGFMLYLALLSTLGFLATDMYLPAFTAMQASFHTSAGVISASLTVFLGGFACAQLLWGPLSDRYGRRPILLLGLALFALGCAGMLWADATWQMLTLRFIQAVGVCAAAVSWQALVVDRYRGAQANRVFATIMPLVALSPALAPLLGAWLLSHFSWRAIFLALFLVTLPLLFATANLKKTTPASDPSRQRSGFFRLLASRIYSGNVLIYAACSASFFAWLTGSPFILHDLGLTPADIGLSYLPQTVAFLVGGFGCRSALQRRSGRTLLPFLLIFYALSVAALFMVSISGQVTLWGLLIPFCGMALANGAIYPIVVANALLPFPDDTGKAAALQNCLQLGLCFFASLAVSSWLTHPLLTTSTVMLSTILLVVVGYALQYVARHSAAGTKKSARSSLSD, translated from the coding sequence ATGTCTGCTTCAAAAGGATTTATGCTCTATCTGGCGCTACTCAGCACGCTGGGTTTTCTGGCCACCGATATGTATCTGCCTGCGTTTACTGCCATGCAGGCGAGTTTTCACACTTCCGCTGGCGTGATTAGCGCCAGCCTGACCGTGTTTTTAGGCGGCTTTGCCTGCGCTCAGCTTTTGTGGGGACCGCTTTCCGATCGTTATGGTCGTCGGCCAATATTGCTGTTGGGCCTTGCGCTGTTTGCGCTGGGCTGCGCGGGCATGCTGTGGGCGGATGCCACCTGGCAGATGTTGACCCTGCGCTTTATTCAGGCGGTTGGCGTATGCGCGGCGGCGGTAAGCTGGCAGGCGCTGGTTGTTGATCGCTATCGGGGCGCACAGGCGAATCGGGTTTTTGCCACCATTATGCCACTGGTAGCCCTGTCGCCGGCGCTGGCGCCGCTACTGGGTGCCTGGCTGCTCAGCCATTTTTCATGGCGCGCGATTTTTCTGGCGCTGTTTCTGGTTACGCTACCGCTGCTGTTTGCCACAGCAAACCTGAAAAAAACCACGCCCGCTTCCGATCCATCGCGGCAACGCAGCGGTTTTTTCCGTCTGCTGGCGTCTCGTATCTATAGCGGCAACGTGCTGATTTATGCTGCCTGTTCCGCCAGCTTTTTCGCCTGGCTGACCGGCTCGCCCTTTATTCTGCACGATCTTGGCCTCACGCCTGCCGATATTGGCCTGAGCTATCTTCCACAAACCGTCGCGTTTCTGGTCGGCGGCTTTGGCTGCCGTTCGGCGCTGCAGCGCCGTAGCGGACGTACGCTCTTGCCCTTCCTGCTGATTTTTTATGCGCTAAGCGTTGCTGCGCTGTTTATGGTATCGATTAGCGGTCAGGTTACGCTCTGGGGTTTATTAATTCCTTTTTGCGGCATGGCGTTGGCAAATGGCGCGATTTATCCCATCGTGGTGGCTAACGCCCTGCTGCCTTTCCCGGATGACACAGGTAAAGCCGCAGCGCTGCAGAACTGTTTACAGCTGGGTCTCTGTTTTTTCGCCAGCCTGGCCGTCTCATCCTGGTTGACGCATCCATTATTGACCACCAGCACGGTTATGCTGTCGACCATTCTGCTGGTGGTGGTGGGTTACGCTTTACAGTACGTTGCGCGCCACAGCGCTGCGGGCACAAAAAAGAGCGCCCGCTCTTCTCTTAGCGATTAA
- the cfa gene encoding cyclopropane fatty acyl phospholipid synthase yields MSSSCIEEVNLEENHWYRIVHEMLEMADIEINGNRPWDIQVKNPDFFKRVLQEGSLGLGESYMDAWWDCERLDMFFHRVLKHKLDQQLPHHFKDTLRIAAARLTNLQSKKRAWMVGKEHYDLGNDLFSLMLDPFMQYSCGYWKTAQTLEEAQQAKLKMICEKLALKPGMKLLDIGCGWGGLAEFAARHYGVTVDGVTISAEQQKMAQQRCEGLDVNILLQDYRDLDNQYDRIVSVGMFEHVGPKNYATYFNVVDRNLKPDGLFLLHTIGAIKTNMDVDPWIDKYIFPNGCLPSVRHIAEASEPHFIMEDWHNFGADYDTTLMAWYERFLAAWPQLAEKYGERFKRMFTYYLNACAGAFRARDIQLWQVLFSRGVEGGLRVPH; encoded by the coding sequence ATGAGTTCATCGTGCATAGAAGAAGTGAACCTGGAGGAAAACCATTGGTATCGTATCGTCCATGAAATGCTGGAGATGGCTGATATTGAGATCAACGGTAACCGCCCCTGGGATATTCAGGTAAAGAATCCTGACTTTTTTAAACGGGTTTTACAGGAGGGATCCCTTGGCCTGGGCGAAAGTTATATGGACGCCTGGTGGGATTGCGAACGCCTTGATATGTTTTTCCATCGCGTTCTGAAACACAAATTGGATCAACAACTCCCTCATCATTTTAAAGATACCTTGCGGATTGCAGCAGCGCGCCTGACCAATCTGCAGTCAAAAAAACGCGCCTGGATGGTAGGCAAGGAGCACTACGATTTAGGCAACGATCTTTTTTCGCTGATGCTTGATCCCTTCATGCAATACTCTTGCGGCTACTGGAAAACAGCCCAAACGCTGGAAGAGGCGCAGCAGGCGAAGCTAAAAATGATCTGCGAAAAGCTTGCACTGAAACCGGGCATGAAGCTGCTGGATATTGGCTGCGGCTGGGGCGGGCTGGCTGAGTTTGCCGCACGTCATTATGGCGTCACGGTCGATGGCGTCACGATTTCTGCCGAACAGCAGAAAATGGCCCAGCAGCGCTGCGAAGGGCTGGACGTGAATATTTTGCTGCAGGATTATCGCGACTTAGATAACCAGTACGACCGGATCGTTTCGGTAGGCATGTTTGAGCATGTTGGCCCTAAAAACTATGCCACCTATTTCAACGTGGTCGATCGCAATCTCAAACCGGATGGTCTGTTCCTGCTGCATACTATTGGCGCGATTAAAACCAATATGGATGTCGATCCCTGGATTGATAAATATATTTTCCCCAACGGCTGTTTGCCGTCAGTTCGTCATATTGCCGAAGCCAGCGAACCGCATTTTATTATGGAAGACTGGCATAATTTCGGCGCTGATTACGATACCACGTTAATGGCATGGTATGAGCGTTTTCTGGCGGCGTGGCCACAGCTTGCGGAGAAATATGGCGAGCGTTTTAAACGCATGTTCACCTATTATCTCAACGCCTGTGCTGGCGCGTTTCGTGCACGTGATATTCAGTTATGGCAGGTGCTATTTAGTCGCGGCGTCGAAGGCGGATTGCGCGTACCCCATTAA
- the eptA gene encoding phosphoethanolamine transferase EptA, with product MQMLKKIRCNDSVFLIGCTLFFTFILNAQFIIRAAERTPLLRLHDYLFLATIPVVLFCAFMVVFNLLALPWIRKPLLIILLLCGAAANYFMYSFGTVIDTNMVQNVFETDLQEASALLSLRYVLWLLVLGVIPALVISATRITRTRPWWFTLARRALWCVGSILVILLIAALMYKDYASLFRNNKGLVKMVTPVNVVSGVIHYADDRWLQGNQDLVRIGQDAHKGPLVKAAGKKTLVIFVLGETARAENFSLGGYSRETNPKLKQQQVIYYPHASSCGTETAISVPCMFSGMTRSQYNANLARHQEGLMDVLAHAGVNVMWRENDGGCKGACNRIPHTDMTLWKLTDICHNDYCLDEVLLHRLSHYIDSLKDDSVIVLHQMGSHGPAYYLRYPPAMRQFTPTCDSKQIQDCDHQALVNTYDNSLLYTDAMLSDTIDLLKSYQDRFNVALIYLSDHGESLGEHGMYLHGTPYLFAPSQQTHIPFLLWLSSDYARTYGVDESCLRQHAQQDEVSQDNVFHTLLGMVNIQTALYQPRLDLLKVCQAH from the coding sequence ATGCAGATGCTGAAAAAAATACGCTGTAATGATTCTGTGTTTCTTATTGGTTGCACCCTGTTTTTTACTTTTATTCTTAACGCGCAGTTTATTATTCGTGCGGCAGAAAGAACGCCTCTCCTCCGTTTGCACGATTATCTGTTCCTCGCCACCATTCCAGTGGTGCTGTTTTGCGCTTTTATGGTGGTTTTTAATCTGTTGGCATTGCCCTGGATCCGTAAGCCGCTGCTGATTATTTTGCTGCTGTGCGGCGCGGCGGCAAATTACTTTATGTATAGCTTCGGTACGGTTATTGACACCAATATGGTGCAAAACGTTTTTGAAACGGATTTACAGGAGGCCTCTGCCCTGCTTAGCCTGCGCTACGTGCTCTGGCTGCTGGTACTGGGCGTTATACCTGCGTTAGTGATAAGTGCCACCCGCATCACGCGGACGCGCCCGTGGTGGTTTACGCTGGCGAGACGGGCGTTATGGTGTGTCGGCTCCATCCTGGTGATTTTGCTGATAGCGGCGCTGATGTATAAAGACTACGCCTCTCTGTTTCGCAATAACAAAGGGCTGGTGAAAATGGTAACGCCAGTAAATGTAGTCAGCGGCGTCATTCACTATGCCGACGATCGCTGGTTGCAGGGTAATCAAGATCTGGTGCGCATAGGCCAGGACGCCCATAAAGGTCCACTGGTCAAAGCAGCCGGGAAAAAGACGCTGGTTATTTTTGTGCTGGGCGAAACGGCGCGTGCGGAAAACTTTTCACTTGGTGGCTACAGCCGTGAGACCAACCCCAAACTGAAACAGCAGCAGGTCATTTACTATCCTCACGCCAGCTCATGCGGAACAGAAACCGCTATTTCCGTGCCCTGTATGTTTTCAGGCATGACGCGTTCGCAATATAACGCTAACCTGGCGCGACATCAGGAAGGGCTGATGGATGTACTGGCACATGCTGGCGTCAACGTGATGTGGCGCGAGAACGATGGCGGCTGTAAAGGCGCCTGCAACCGTATTCCACATACCGATATGACCTTATGGAAACTGACGGATATTTGCCACAACGACTACTGCCTGGATGAGGTTCTGCTGCACCGTTTATCGCATTATATTGATAGTCTTAAGGATGACTCGGTGATCGTGCTGCATCAAATGGGCAGCCACGGCCCCGCCTACTATTTACGTTATCCTCCGGCTATGCGACAGTTCACTCCTACCTGCGACAGTAAACAAATCCAGGATTGCGATCATCAGGCATTAGTAAACACCTATGATAATTCGCTGCTTTACACCGACGCCATGCTGAGCGATACCATCGATCTGTTAAAGTCTTATCAGGATCGTTTTAATGTGGCGCTGATCTATCTTTCGGATCATGGCGAATCACTGGGCGAACACGGTATGTATCTGCACGGTACGCCTTATCTGTTTGCTCCCAGCCAGCAGACGCATATTCCTTTCCTGCTGTGGCTCTCTTCCGATTATGCCCGGACTTATGGCGTTGATGAGTCCTGTCTGCGCCAGCATGCGCAGCAGGATGAGGTTTCACAGGATAATGTTTTCCATACGCTGCTGGGCATGGTCAACATTCAGACTGCGTTGTATCAGCCCCGTCTTGATTTGCTTAAGGTCTGTCAGGCGCATTAG
- a CDS encoding Grx4 family monothiol glutaredoxin: MMSTVEKIQRQIAENPILLYMKGSPKLPSCGFSAQTVQALSACGERFAYVDILQNPDIRAELPKYANWPTFPQLWVDGELVGGCDIVIEMFQRGELQTLIKETAEKYKEAE, encoded by the coding sequence ATTATGAGTACTGTTGAAAAAATTCAACGCCAGATCGCAGAAAATCCGATTCTGCTCTATATGAAAGGCTCGCCAAAGTTACCAAGCTGCGGCTTTTCTGCGCAAACGGTCCAGGCGCTTTCCGCCTGCGGTGAGCGCTTCGCCTATGTGGATATTCTGCAAAATCCTGACATCCGTGCTGAACTGCCGAAATATGCTAACTGGCCGACCTTCCCACAGCTGTGGGTAGATGGCGAGCTGGTTGGCGGTTGCGATATCGTAATCGAAATGTTCCAGCGCGGCGAACTGCAGACGCTGATCAAAGAAACTGCAGAAAAATATAAAGAAGCGGAATAA
- a CDS encoding TetR/AcrR family transcriptional regulator: MSKSIRHDTREQLLAIGEQLCLQRGFTGMGLNELLSQASVPKGSFYHYFRSKEAFGVAMLERYFSAVRRSMLIWFDSPVPPRQRLLDYYRQAEQRFHETGHIENCLAVKISAEVCDLSEEMRVALEQGAAAQIAILTMTLRTAVLQGEVRLFCPPEAMAQTLYSLWLGASLQSKIGRDGSALTHAFQAILQLLPES; encoded by the coding sequence ATGAGTAAATCGATCCGACATGATACCCGTGAACAGCTGCTCGCCATTGGCGAGCAGCTCTGTTTGCAACGTGGCTTTACCGGCATGGGCCTGAATGAATTGCTCAGTCAGGCCAGCGTGCCGAAGGGATCGTTTTATCATTATTTCCGATCCAAGGAAGCTTTTGGCGTCGCCATGCTTGAGCGCTATTTTAGCGCTGTGCGACGTAGCATGCTGATCTGGTTTGATTCACCTGTGCCGCCGCGCCAGCGTCTGCTTGACTATTATCGTCAGGCGGAACAGCGTTTTCATGAAACCGGCCATATTGAAAACTGCCTGGCGGTTAAAATCTCTGCCGAGGTTTGCGACCTGTCAGAAGAGATGAGAGTAGCGCTGGAACAGGGAGCCGCAGCTCAAATAGCAATTCTGACTATGACGCTGCGCACCGCTGTTTTGCAGGGTGAAGTTCGCCTTTTCTGCCCGCCTGAGGCTATGGCGCAAACGCTTTATTCTCTCTGGCTGGGTGCCAGCCTGCAGAGCAAAATAGGGCGCGATGGCAGTGCGTTAACGCATGCGTTTCAGGCAATTTTACAGCTCTTGCCGGAAAGTTAA
- the rnt gene encoding ribonuclease T has translation MSESKQLNALSDRFRGFYPVVIDIESAGFNAKTDALLEIAAVTLKMDEDGWLQLDQTLHFHVEPFEGAILHPEALAFNGIDPDNPLRGAVNEYDALHAIFKQVRKGMKDQGCNRAIVVAHNANFDHSFMMAAAERTALKRNPFHPFATFDTAALSGLVVGQTVLAKACKAAGIAFDASQAHSALYDTERTAELFCELVNRWKRLGGWPPLPVADEQPVDEQPVDAEISDSE, from the coding sequence ATGTCTGAATCGAAACAACTGAACGCTTTATCTGACCGCTTCCGCGGGTTTTATCCGGTAGTTATTGATATTGAAAGCGCCGGATTTAATGCCAAAACCGATGCACTGCTGGAAATTGCCGCCGTTACATTGAAAATGGATGAAGATGGTTGGTTACAGCTTGACCAGACGCTGCATTTTCACGTAGAGCCTTTTGAGGGCGCGATTCTGCATCCGGAGGCGCTGGCGTTCAATGGTATCGATCCTGATAATCCGCTGCGCGGCGCGGTTAATGAATATGATGCGCTGCACGCTATCTTTAAGCAGGTGCGTAAAGGCATGAAAGATCAGGGCTGCAACCGCGCCATCGTCGTGGCGCATAACGCCAATTTCGATCACAGCTTTATGATGGCTGCCGCCGAACGGACTGCATTAAAGCGTAATCCTTTTCATCCTTTCGCCACCTTCGATACCGCCGCCCTGAGCGGGCTGGTGGTTGGCCAGACGGTGCTGGCGAAAGCCTGTAAGGCGGCGGGCATCGCTTTTGATGCCAGTCAGGCGCACTCGGCGCTGTATGATACTGAGCGCACTGCCGAACTGTTTTGCGAGCTTGTCAACCGCTGGAAACGTCTGGGCGGCTGGCCGCCGCTGCCGGTGGCCGATGAGCAGCCAGTGGATGAACAACCTGTCGATGCAGAAATCAGCGACAGCGAATAA
- the purR gene encoding HTH-type transcriptional repressor PurR: protein MATIKDVAKRAGVSTTTVSHVINKTRFVAEETREAVWAAIKELHYSPSAVARSLKVNHTKSIGLLATSSEAPYFAEIIEAVETRCFASGYTLILGNAHNDLQKQQAYLSMMAQKRVDGLLVMCSEYPEALLKMLEENRNIPMVVMDWGESRGDFTDTVLDNAFEGGYLAGRYLIERGHRDIGVIPGQMERNTGSGRFAGFVKALNEANIPVREEWIVQGDFEPESGYRAMQQILAQKQRPTAVFCGGDIMAMGAICAADEMGLRVPQDISVIGYDNVRNARYFTPALTTVHQPKEQLGETAFDMLLDRITSKREEPQTIEVHPTLIERRSVADGPFRDYRR, encoded by the coding sequence ATGGCAACAATCAAAGATGTCGCGAAGCGTGCCGGCGTTTCCACCACCACGGTATCGCACGTCATCAATAAAACCCGTTTTGTCGCGGAAGAAACCCGTGAGGCCGTGTGGGCAGCCATCAAAGAACTACACTATTCGCCCAGTGCGGTCGCACGCAGCCTGAAGGTTAACCACACTAAATCGATCGGTCTGCTGGCAACCTCGAGTGAAGCGCCCTATTTTGCTGAAATTATTGAAGCGGTAGAAACGCGCTGTTTCGCCAGTGGCTATACCCTGATTTTGGGCAACGCCCATAACGATCTACAAAAACAGCAGGCTTATCTGTCAATGATGGCGCAAAAGCGCGTGGATGGTCTGCTGGTGATGTGTTCTGAGTATCCTGAAGCACTGCTGAAAATGCTTGAGGAAAACCGCAATATTCCCATGGTGGTCATGGACTGGGGCGAATCCCGCGGCGATTTTACCGATACCGTGCTGGATAACGCTTTCGAAGGCGGCTATCTCGCCGGGCGCTATTTGATTGAGCGCGGTCATCGCGATATCGGCGTGATCCCAGGTCAGATGGAACGTAATACCGGTAGTGGACGCTTTGCCGGCTTTGTAAAAGCGCTGAATGAGGCCAACATCCCGGTACGCGAAGAGTGGATTGTACAGGGTGACTTCGAACCTGAGTCAGGCTATCGCGCCATGCAGCAAATTCTGGCGCAAAAGCAGCGCCCTACCGCCGTGTTCTGCGGCGGGGATATCATGGCAATGGGCGCGATTTGTGCAGCGGATGAAATGGGGTTGCGCGTGCCGCAGGATATTTCGGTTATCGGTTACGATAATGTGCGCAACGCTCGCTATTTTACCCCGGCGCTGACTACCGTCCACCAGCCCAAAGAGCAGCTGGGCGAAACCGCCTTTGATATGCTGCTGGACAGAATCACCAGCAAACGCGAAGAGCCGCAAACCATAGAGGTTCATCCCACGCTGATTGAACGTCGCTCCGTCGCCGACGGCCCTTTCCGCGACTATCGTCGTTAA